From a region of the Solanum stenotomum isolate F172 chromosome 2, ASM1918654v1, whole genome shotgun sequence genome:
- the LOC125856702 gene encoding zinc finger CCCH domain-containing protein 49-like, whose amino-acid sequence MAHRLLRDAEADGWERSDFPIICESCLGDSPYVRMTKADYDKECKICTRPFTVFRWRPGRDARYKKSEICQTCSKLKNVCQVCLLDLEYGLPVQVRDTALSINSNDAIPKSDVNREYFAEEHDRRARAGIDYESSYGKVRANDTILKLQRTTPYYKRNRAHVCSFYIRGQCTRGLECPYRHEMPETGELSQQNIKDRYYGVNDPVAMKLLNKAGEMPSLEPPDDESIRTLYVGGVDARISEQDLRDQFYAHGEIESIKMVLQRGCAFVTYTTREGAVKAAEELANKLVIKGLRLKLLWGRPQAPKPDTELSDEARQQAAVTHSGLLPRAVISQQQNQLPPPPGTQEQPPQPMPYFNIPPMLQQERAYYPSMDPQRMGAVVSSQDGASSSAAGSGPENKIGSEKHPQGQHYAYPPVPPPQGQFYPPYYPPPPYGYMPPPPPPHYQQYPPPYQAARPPPPPPTGEHAAYQQKPQPAGAAAQQP is encoded by the exons ATGGCGCATAGGTTGCTTAGAGATGCAGAAGCAGATGGATGGGAGCGATCTGATTTTCCGATTATATGTGAGTCTTGTCTCGGGGATAGTCCTTATGTGCGAATG ACGAAAGCAGATTATGACAAGGAGTGCAAGATATGCACACGACCCTTCACAGTGTTCAGATGGAGACCTGGTCGGGATGCAAGATACAAAAAATCTGAGATCTGTCAGACCTGCAGCAAGTTGAAGAATGTATGTCAAGTTTGTCTTTTGGATCTTGAGTATGGTTTGCCAGTTCAGGTCCGAGACACTGCTCTCAGTATCAATTCTAATGATGCAATTCCCAAGAGTGACGTTAATAGAGAATATTTCGCAGAGGAGCATGACCGCAGG GCAAGAGCAGGGATTGATTATGAATCTTCATATGGAAAAGTCCGTGCAAATGACACTATTTTGAAGCTCCAAAGAACAACTCCATACTACAAGAGAAATCGGGCACATGTTTGCAGTTTCTATATACGTGGTCAATGCACAAGAGGTTTGGAGTGCCCTTATAGGCACGAAATGCCAGAGACTGGGGAGTTGTCACAGCAAAACATTAAGGACCGTTACTATGG AGTTAATGATCCTGTGGCGATGAAGCTACTTAATAAGGCAGGTGAAATGCCTTCATTGGAGCCCCCTGATGACGAGAGCATTAGAACCCTCTATGTGGGTGGTGTTGATGCAAGAATCAGTGAGCAGGACCTAAGGGACCAGTTTTACGCACATGGAGAAATCGAGTCCATTAAAATGGTGTTGCAGCGTGGTTGTGCTTTTGTAACCTACACTACAAGAGAAGGTGCAGTGAAGGCGGCTGAGGAACTAGCGAACAAGCTAGTGATAAAGGGCTTGAGACTGAAGCTGCTCTGGGGGAGACCACAAGCTCCTAAACCAGACACCGAACTGTCTGATGAAGCAAGGCAGCAGGCTGCAGTGACTCACAGTGGATTGTTGCCCAGAGCTGTCATATCACAACAACAGAACCAGCTTCCTCCACCCCCAGGCACTCAGGAACAACCCCCACAACCGATGCCATACTTCAACATTCCGCCAATGCTTCAGCAGGAAAGAGCATATTATCCGTCAATGGATCCTCAAAGGATGGGTGCCGTAGTTTCATCTCAGGATGGGGCTTCTAGTTCAGCTGCAGGGTCAGGGCCTGAAAACAAGATTGGGTCCGAGAAACACCCACAAGGACAACACTATGCATATCCACCGGTGCCTCCACCTCAAGGTCAATTTTACCCACCTTACTATCCACCACCACCCTATGGGTATATGccaccaccacctcctccaCATTATCAGCAGTATCCCCCGCCTTATCAAGCTGCCAGACCACCTCCCCCACCTCCTACCGGTGAGCACGCTGCTTATCAGCAGAAGCCTCAACCAGCAGGAGCTGCAGCACAACAACCTTAA
- the LOC125856739 gene encoding protein GAST1: MEKKLCLVLLLPLLIMLLLVGTHATIIIESPAPQPQPPNTLPMNGTTPGSLHPQDCLPKCTYRCSNTQYRKPCMFFCQKCCAKCLCVPAGTYGNKQFCPCYNNWKTKRGGPKCP; this comes from the exons atggaGAAGAAACTTTGCCTAGTGCTATTACTCCCTCTTCTAATAATGCTTCTTCTTGTTGGAACCCAT gCAACAATAATAATAGAGTCTCCAGCACCTCAGCCACAACCTCCTAACACTTTACCAATG AATGGTACTACTCCTGGTAGTCTCCATCCTCAAg aTTGTTTACCAAAGTGCACATATAGATGCTCAAATACACAATATAGGAAGCCATGTATGTTCTTTTGCCAAAAATGTTGTGCAAAGTGTCTTTGTGTTCCTGCTGGGACTTATGGGAACAAACAATTTTGCCCTTGTTACAATAATTGGAAGACCAAGAGAGGAGgcccaaaatgcccttaa